In the Sarcophilus harrisii chromosome 1, mSarHar1.11, whole genome shotgun sequence genome, one interval contains:
- the TMEM215 gene encoding transmembrane protein 215 produces MRPDDINPRTGLVVALVSVFLVFGFMFTVSGMKGETLGNIPLLAIGPAICLPGIAAIALARKTEGCTKWPENELLWCRKLPCFKKSKDKEVIELLRTPSDLESGKGSSDELVKKTYLRGNTSSKGEVPVASSVTTTIATEEESKSLVQKEDQYEASRYLEGHCPSGTFSASGSTPNYSALEPKRSTWDRSDCPEPEDSIFFVPQDSIIVCSYKSSPYDRYCCYINSSQISWDHETVV; encoded by the coding sequence ATGAGACCAGATGACATCAACCCGAGGACTGGACTGGTGGTAGCCTTGGTCAGTGTCTTCCTTGTTTTTGGCTTCATGTTCACTGTTTCTGGGATGAAAGGGGAGACCCTAGGGAACATCCCCCTCCTTGCCATAGGACCTGCGATTTGTTTGCCGGGGATAGCTGCTATTGCTCTGGCCCGGAAAACAGAGGGCTGCACAAAATGGCCTGAGAATGAACTCCTCTGGTGCCGAAAACTCCCctgctttaaaaaatcaaaggacaAGGAAGTTATTGAACTGTTGAGGACCCCAtctgacttggagtcaggaaagggGAGTTCTGATGAGTTGGTCAAAAAGACATACCTCAGAGGCAATACCTCCTCAAAGGGAGAGGTGCCTGTGGCCAGTTCTGTCACTACTACCATTGCTACAGAAGAGGAATCCAAAAGTCTGGTCCAAAAGGAGGATCAGTATGAGGCTTCCAGATACCTGGAAGGGCACTGTCCTTCAGGTACCTTCTCAGCATCAGGGAGCACCCCCAACTACAGTGCCTTGGAACCAAAGCGCTCCACTTGGGACAGATCTGACTGCCCAGAACCTGAAGATAGTATTTTCTTTGTACCACAAGACAGTATCATCGTCTGTTCCTACAAGAGCAGTCCCTATGACAGATACTGTTGTTACATCAATTCAAGCCAAATCAGTTGGGACCATGAGACAGTAGTTTAA